TTCtaccatttcttttatttctttttctatgtgATTTTCATGCAAACATGGTAGTGCAGAGATTAGTGCATGCATGTGATGTAGGCTGTCATTACTGTTAAAAATTTGGATGTCATTAGTgttaaattcattttgtttcaGCTTCAGTAATCAAACACAATTTGGGCAATTGCTGTTTTCTATTTGCAATACTTAACTGAATGTGGGATTTCAGACTCGAGCTCATGAATGGCTCTTCACTTCAGAAGAAGGACAGTGGCTAGTTGTTGAAAGCTCAAAGGCAGCTCGTTTAATAATGGTAGCTTCTTAGCATCAGAGTTGTGATTATCTTGAAGATATAGGTCCAATGAAATTTGTGGAACTACAACTTCTaaccaaaattttttgttttgaatgaagATTATAATGGACAGTAGCCACAATAATGCTAGCATGGATGATATTCAGGTACTTCTTTTCAGTTCTATTTTTCAAAGAGGCATATCTTTTGAGATGTCTactctttaattatttcaagttATTTGTACAAATACTTAACTCGTGGATTTTCTTCAGAAGGATTTATCTCCTCTGGTTAAACAGTTGGCACCTGGAAAAGATGACAATTCAGCACAAATTCCGTATGCTActcataattttcttcttttaatgacTTTGCTGCcatgagaaaaagaaagctttgtttttgtttacaaCTTATAATGAACTGTTATTGTTctgcaaacctttttttttttcctggagaaCTATTAACCTTTTGTGTGGAGGTCATTATGTATTCAATGAATTGTGATCTTTCTCACTTGAATTTAACATCATGTCTGCAGTTTCATGATGGCAGGTGATGGAATCAAAGAACGAAAAACTGTGCATAAGGTTTGTATGTCTGTTATAATgttatttcattttctatttGGTCATGATAACGCATGCAACTGGCATTTGTGAGTTAAATACCTTCTTACTTGGTTTTAGCTGTTTtccaaaacaaaggaaaaaaaaaaagaaacgaaattCCAATGTAAATAATGGAGGAAAAGTTATTACGTAGTCTCTCTCTATGATCAGCTCCACTGGtagattttcttaatttatttgttcATGTAAGTATAAAACCCACCCTGCATATTCATTTCAGTTATCATGGTTTGTACCTTGATGATCCAGAGTATCTCATATAATTTATGTCATTAAAAGACAAGTTTtccaaaattaaataatcatttcatCCTTTTAGAGTGAGAGaggaattaatgaaaaaaaaattggactaGGATTCTAACCTAGAACTTTAAGAGACTAAGTGGAAAGGTTATACATTGTAGAAACCATCACCAAGCTTTATGCAAACGTGATACAGGATTGCTTATCCTTTACCAGCTTCTTAAAATGCATTCCCTGGATCTTGCTTGAACACAATAACACAACCTATTGCATAAATAATGGCTGTAAACAAAATGGGCTTGGCAAGCAGCCCGATAATAGCAATGAGATATAACACAACGATTTGGTCTGTTAATATGCTTGAATATCCATTTAAAAGCACAAGTTGTAGGTGGAGCGACACGTGCTCTTTATAAGACCATCTGGTACTTGCTTTTCTTCTCTCATAGATAAAGAAGTGGCGATTTGGGTTGGTGGTTGAAAGAGTGGTAGCAGAGTTGTGGAGATGTGTCTGCATGGTTAGAGAAAAGGATATTTTATTACGGAGAATAGTTTTTGGGTTTTCCAAGGAGAAGGTCTAGAGAGACTTGATGGTGGGCCTGGTCTCTAGTTGTGGGTGGTGGTGGGTGATAGAGGGAGAGGTCACGATGGGGGTATGCCTGGGATAGAGAGAAAAGAGTTCTCTAGAGAGAATGAGGATAATTTGTTATGAAGAAGAACGGGAATGATGTTTAGGTTAATTTGGTCGCCCATTTTTACCAACTCAAGTGAAGAACATAACTCGAGAAATGCTTGATATATGCTCAATGACATATTAACCATTGTAGACTCATCAAGTTCAACCTTGCCTACGTTCTGTAGGTTATATCTTCATTAACTGGGTCAATAATTGTTGAAGACGTGGTTTATGAAAATGTTGCTGATGATGTCAGTCGTCCTTTTCCATCTAGCGATTTGATATTCCGCCGCCTTGTTTTCCAAAGAGCAGAGGGTCTTATTCAGTCTGAAGCTCTTCTTACAAGGGATGAATCTTCTCATAAAATTgttgaagagaagaagaaaactagtTCTTCCAAATCGAAGAAAAAGGGAAGCCAGAAACGGAATGATGGTAATAACTCATATCTGTTACTTCTGCTTCAATTTTAGAATCTGCTATGCCTTTTGGCTAACTTGGGTTTGCTTTTATCAATCTTATTTAACAGATTGTATTTGTTcttttgtctcatgtaattctAATCCTAGTTGGTTTTGTTCAAATTATTTTACCTTGAAGTGTGACTCCCGTGACAAGTTTTCTTTAGATAAAGCGCCTTCTATTTCAAAATAAGTGAATGACAAACCTTGCATTTAAAACCTCTAAcctttttattatatgatttcttttccaaattggtcttCTTAATGCTGTCAGAGCCAGAATAAGGAAGACGGATGCTCTCTTaacttcattttaaattatatatgctGTCTTCACCATATTCAATATGTTTCATGGCTATTTCTCTTGCATTTCATTGTCCTGATAAAGAACTGGCTTGTTTtccatgtttatttttctgtttatttttttttctctttgatgtTGCTCTTCTTAATATTGTAGCATCAAGCAAGATACTGAAGGTATATCATGATTATATGGCCAGTTCTTATCATATGGGAATCGTTTCTGGCTTTACGTTGATGTCTTCTTATTTGGAAAGTGTGGAATCGACTGGTAAAACAGTATGTGTTACAGTTCttctctcaatttcttcttcttctttttttcctgaaatGATCCTATGTTCTAATAATTCAGTTTGAAGTGAAAAAAGGGAAAACTGTTTTTCTCAAACCATCCATGATCTCTTATGTTTGACAAATGATTTATTCAACCAAACGGGTGGTTCTGAAATTAAATATACCTACTGTTATTCCTGCATAAGAGAGCTTATCTGAGATATTTCATGTTTCCTGTGTGAGATTATGGTGATTGCCCTTGAGACTGCTTAAGTTTAGTGGCATTTTATTTTCAGGTTAATGCTGTTATCATCGGTCTTGGAGCTGGCTTACTTCCCATGTTTCTCCATGGATGCATGCCTTCTTTGCAGATTGAGGTAATtgtatgatttaaaaatattcccATTCATCTCAGAAGGGGAAAGGTGGAACAATAATAGACATCATTCTTTGAGATCATCACTTGACGGGATTGGTTTGACAAATCATGTGATCCACAGGTGGTGGAGTTGGATGCTGTGGTACTTAGTCTTGCAAGGGATTACTTTGGTTTTGCAGAAGATGAACGTTTGAAGGTAATTTAGACTCTTCTTATAAGTTCTGCCTTCTCTGTTACTTTTTGTGTATACTCAGTTCGATCTTTCCTTGGGTGATCTCCCCTCTTTGTGATCTTTCTCTTGCTGCCCTCCTGCAtttgaaattgttttgattttctgtattttattttgattggcAAGACTTGAAATTTAAGATCTGCACCATCTGTTCTGTTTGAACTAAAACTAACGGACTTGAGCTGGTTTTGCCAATCCTTAATCGATCTCTTCAAATCTATAATGGAGCAGTGGTATGGCATCACAAACTATTGTTACTAAAGAAACCAAACATTGCAGGATCTGATGAGAATTGTGAGAGCATCAATGATTTACAATTATCTAGAGCCACTCTGTACTATAAAACTTGTCCAATTTAATCATTAAagcataaatttatttattgttttttgaaaaattggcGATGACTAAAAGAACTGATGACTATACTCCTGGATTTCTTGACATGCAAAAATAGAGAAGATATATCATCGTTCAAGTGATGATTTTGCTATATCATTGTAGGTACACATTGCTGATGGGATAAGGTTTGTTAGAGAGGTAAAAAGCTTTGCTGTGGCTGATGGATTGCCTGCAATCCATGGAATTGAGGATGCTTCTGGAAGTAAAAAGCCTTCTCCTGATGAAAGTGGCAGTGTGTCTTACACAGAGGGAAGAGGAAGACCTAGAGTTGACATACTTATCATTGACGTGGACTCTTCAGACTCGAGGTAagtttaaatattgtaattcgTTGCATTTGAATATGTCAGTTAAGCAATTGTCATTGCATGCTCTAGGATCTTGtgctctttttaatttcatctttttaccTGGACAGCTCAGGAATGGCCTGTCCAGCTGCAGATTTTGTGGAAGAGCCTTTTCTTTTGACTGTAAAAGATACCCTTTCTGAGCAAGGTCTCTTCATTGTCAATTTGGTTTCAAGGTCCCCAGCTGTTAAAGATACGATTATTTCAAGGATGAAAGCGGTGAGGAAGATTTTCATATTTCATTCATTGAGGAAGATTTTCATATTTCATTCTTTGTAGAATATTTTCGTGTCTATGTCCTAAGGACTTGTTTCTAGCAGCTGAATGCATTTTTCATTGTTTCCGGAGTCTAGACTGTTCTAGAGTAGAGAAGAATAGTTGTGGCCACCCTGATCTGGCTAAGATGGTTTATAATAGTATAAGGTGTGCTCATACATAGGTGGATATGAGATCGGGGATATGCTTGTATTGAAGGGCTAACGTGGTATCCTCTTAAATGTTCAATGTGCCTGTGTGTGGACATTTCATACTCATTTTCTCTTCTACCATGCGGCATTGTCTCTCCCTTCCCCCTCTTTCTTCCCGAGTTGGCTTTGTATTGTATTACAAAATACTATTTGTTTTCACTGTTTCAGAAATTTGCTATTTTCCGAGTCTTATCCTGCTATTCATCTTCAGGTCTTCAACCACCTGTTTAGCCTTCAGCTTGAGGAAGACATCAACATGGTTCTCTTTGGCCTTTGTTCGGAAGTTTGCTTGAAGGAGGATTGCTTCCCCGAGGCTGCCTGTCAGCTTGACAAACTGTTGAAGTTCAAACACCAGGAAATAGGCCAAAGCATTATAGATTCAACAAAGAAGATCAGACGTTTAAAATGAGATATGACCAAGATGTACTTCTTGTGATGCGTTTTTTGCGCGGATGGCAGTAACCAAAACAAAGCACTTTATTTCAACAAGGGCACGTGAGAAAATTTTAGGCAATAACTGTACTGTATCTGAGTAGGATCATCCGATTGTTCTGTGGAAATCGTATTGTTTGAGAGGACTTGACTATGTACCAAAATCTAGGTTCGATATATTTACACAAGGGGCCGTTTACTATGCATCCAATTGCAATAGTGGTCTTTTATGAGCTGAGTTTATGTTGAATACAGCATAATAATCGGCCATGGTGGAGCTTCAGCCAAAGCATAAATAGTTTACTACACATGGATGTCTTAATCCATGTGCTTCATGGTTAATTCTTTAATGATGTTATGATGCTATAACTTGTTTGTATGACTACGGGTGAAAATACAAGTTCATCCATGTTCTGCCTCCCGGGATTGTTTCACCAGAAATCAGCTGAAAATATTAGCATTGGTGATACTAGTTTGGGCTTTGCAGCAGGAAGTTCTATACATGCAAACTAGTTGTACTGACAAATGACTCCAGTGCTTCTCAGATTGAAATTCCTTGCCGGGATATACTCCATGCTCGTTTGAAACGTCAGAAGGATTCATTCATTGGACATGACAATCACTCTGAAGAGGCTGAAACTGGAAATAGAAGGACAGGGTTATTGGGCAGTGGCAAGCAGTCGCTGTCAGAGATCAAGGAGATGGATATAGTGGAAGCAGATGAATTTGTACGGGGTAATTGGATATCTCAAGGCACCACACTTTTGAATGTTTGTGCTTGGTGGTTATGAGGCATTGTTCCCAATGGTTCAGGTTGGAGCTCATCACTTCCGGTGGATCACTGTAAAAAATTCCGGTGAACAACCATTTGCAATGCAGCTCAGTCTTAACTCCGGAGAAATTATTGATGTCTGCAGGAGCACAGATGGTCCTCCGGAGCCCCCTTCATCGAGTATTTTTGTCCATTCTGAATTGACTGCTTCTACTAGGTATGGTTCTCAATGGCAGAGAGTGCACTAACAGAAGCTTATGTTCATCCTTCTTTTGGGCCAAAAGTCTTTCACCCTTCAAATCAGAGTGGGTGGAGAAGTTCAGCTCTGATAAGAAATAATCTTTTTCCGGTGTGGAGTAGTTATCGTTGAGAGGATTTGGTGGGTCACTTTCCCTAGTCCTGCTTGATGGTGTCATTCCTGACCTCATGGAAGATCATGCCAAGCCTGACTAGGTCACCAGTGTCAAGGTCTTCATGGATGCTTCCATCAAGGAGGTGATTCCAATGGGTTCCCTTGAATTTTTCCACGAGGACAAgggcaccttttttttttttttttttttttttctgttaagtTTATCACATTTGTATGATTCagctataaatataaatttaaaaatttactatATATGCTAACAAATTATACAAAAGTTTCATACATATggcaattcttttttctttctttgttttttttttttttcattctaaaaaaatcatttgttaaTTGTGAGACTCACAATTCTTCACTTGTTACATTTGTGTGTGTGGAGTTTTAGGAGTGCTATCCCTACTCTTTCAAGTTTAAGATATCTCTTCAAGTGGTCAAGGGTGGCTCTATTCTATGTTTTTATGCGGTCaccaaactaattttatttcatgtttcttGAAATCAACTTCTTCACCTATAATAATTATTGCTTTTAAAGGCACTGATAGACtaaattttggattttggattttaaagaTATTTCCTCAAATTTAGTTTGCTTTACTCTCTTCCTCTTTACGACTTTTGCTTCCCTTGTCTCTCAAATGAGACTTCATGCTCTTGCTTTTAATGTCTTCTATTCTCCCATCTCACGTTTGAAAAGTGAATGCATTTTAGCAAAGAACTCGAGATTTACACGCTCAAATGACACTTTAAGCAGGATGCTTACTTTAGACCAATCCCACCCTTTTCACATGGGCTGGTGCATGACCGCTTGGCTTCCGTCTGATGtactggaaaaagaaaaactaaaagagatgtTAACTTCCCTTCACCTTTGCTGTccaaataaagataatttatatGCTTCCATTCTCTTTTTAAGCTATCCAGACAAAAAAGAAGGGTAAGAAATCCTTCTAGGGGGCTTAGGGAGAGGTTAAATAAaagcaataacaaaaaaaaatagttaaagttTGTAAAGAATTAatccaatttaataatttaagctgCTAGTTGagatctcaaaatataattttatattattttctaacacatccaaacaagtgaaagttttttagacttgaaacttacacagaCCCACAATGCATGATGGagtgatgagattcgaactcgtgattatttgataatcaaaactctgatatcatgttaaaaaatcaatttaattcaataccTTAAATTGTTAGGCAGGTgagatataatatatatgattttatattattttataaaaagcttTAGAAAAAATGATTTCGTTGCAAAAGTAGATGCCTCAAATATTAGATCAATAAAGAGGGAGACAATAGAAGGTAaagggtttgttggaatgcttgGTGCTGCAGGAGTCAACAAGCATGGATACATACATGGGAGGGAGAAGGCACAATGCTTGACACAAGGGGAAAACATGGAGGGAGAGAACAAGGTGAAAATAGTAACATGGCGATATATTGGAACAAGCACGTCGATATTTTATAAGAGATAGCAAAATATGCATTGGCCCTTGGAGATCTTAAATGCTAAAAACATTACAGAAAATGGATGCACTTTATGCTAGTTTAACAGCTCCGATATCTCATATATCTGCTCATAGCATATTGAAAagactgaaatttttttaaaagtaaaattttcaatACTATCGTCATgaggaatttaaattttaaaaatgattttttttattattattatcatgtaagaagatgagaaatttcatatatttgataatatgtaaaaaaaaaaaaaaaaaaaatacaaaatagggTGAAACGACCAAAATATCTATGAAagttaaaataatcaaaactggTCTCATAgggtttttttgtcatttcccaaaggttttttcaatattaacatTCTAGATCAAGGATGATTTGGTATTTagctaaatataaatatataaaaaaggataagCATGTGTATGACACCCGGTGGCACGTGGGAGGCGCCAACGCCCCACGCACcacctctcatttttttttttttttcactggcccttttataaagttttattggtttttaaatttcatcatttcaatttaaattggacggtgttatgtttttcaatttggccctcattgttttgatttttattttttttcttggcctcttttataaaaattattattcttttcaatttcatccttcaatcaaaacattgtttttattttttatatcaattttgatcctcattcttttgatttttttgtccttttgctaaattaattttttcttttttaatttcactcttcaatcaaatataaaatgagaattgaactttaatatttgttcatcattcttttaatttatattttttaaattcttttgtataattgagattatttgttcaattttatcatttaatatttgattaattaggaATTGGATTTCATGGTTTTTCCAGATGGGATGCTTCAGGTCTAATAACCCAAGTTacaagtttaaaaagttaacacgatctcttttttttttttaaaaaaaaaacctttataatctttttatttttttattgagttattattatcttattatCTAGGCTGCAATTTAGTGAGATGCTAACTTAGGTTAGCTTGACCCTGATTACCATAGTTACAGATTTATTATGCTAACTCGAgttgatcaaaattaatttattttcctacTCCATGTCAATacttttatatcattatttacaCATAAAAAATTAGTCCAACCCCATAACAATGGACGAATACTGATGCTAAACTGTTTTAAATAAGGGATATTACGCAACCATAATAGCAACCCCTATAATATGTAGTCAAAATAACATCAGACAAACTATTTAGAAGATGACCTAATGATAAGAGTTTGGGATTAAGAAGTTTGTTTCCTGTGTGGTCTCAAGTTCGAGCCCTGTAATTGCTTATATGATTGCCATTGAAaacttatatggtcgttaactttagagTTTATGAGATTAGTTGAGGTACAAACAAGCTGGCATGGACACacacacaataataataataaaaacatcatacatcaatttaatttttgaacaaaaatggGCATCCTAAGCATTACTCCTCTATATCTATCCATAAAAATTATGCCTGGTTAATACTTGCTTTCTTCAAAGCCATCATTAGAAACTTTCTCCCTCCATTGCCATTGATTTACATAGTTTCTAACACACACCCcattttctattataatttttgtatacCTATAGTCTCATCGATCTCTCTTCTTGATAGATGAGCATGCGATAACCACGTGTTACTTTCTCAAGGTTGAACATGAAAAAGCACCTTGGCGCCATAGATGGACTTAAATGGGGAATTCTTACAAGTTTCAACaagatttctttaatttcatttgattgttCAGcaatatttcatttcatttttattgttcagcaatacatttttttttatttctttttaaaaatacttttaaaaaataaaaacaaaaaaaacctcgaGCATAGATTTTTTGCATTGAGTAGAGGAAAAATGCAAGCCATCTAATCAATAGCTTGTTATTCCTACACTCCCCTTTCCCCTCTCTGACATACGTCAGCATCAATGCAGCACATTCCTtcagatataaaaatatttgccaAGTTGACATGCTTAAAAACTATTCTACCAGTTGTGAAGTCAAACAATAATATACTACCAAAAAAAGTTAACAAGCGGTGTCGTGGTGTAGTTGGTTATCACGTCAGTCTAACACACTGAAGGTCTCCGGTTCGAGTCCGGGCGACGCCAATctggtttagatttttttgaattatttcttgGTTTTGTTTAAATGCTAAAACTAACACGctgttattatcattatttgtttttcttttttcgggCTTTCTCtatcatattttcatttaaattcactactgatatatattttttttaataaattttcgaATATTCGTAAAATCCTAAATTGAGCTGTCAGCTGTATAATGCCAGGCCACAACAGCATTCTTGTGATGCAGGCAGGGTGTGGGTCTTATAAAGATGGGCCATCATTACCGTTTGCTTTTAGAAAACctttaatatcatcatcatattGGAACAAAATTAATACTCTTTTTAGTCGAGATTACAGTTCATAAGTTCATAGGACC
This genomic interval from Populus alba chromosome 1, ASM523922v2, whole genome shotgun sequence contains the following:
- the LOC118055227 gene encoding uncharacterized protein — protein: MGKKDKQSSKASTEELLTTLGDFTSKENWDKFFTIRGTDDSFEWYAEWTELHHPLLSLLAGNDENHSSSSSSSSSSSSSSPLLKILVPGCGNSKLSENLYDAGFKEITNIDFSKVVISDMLRKNVRDRPGMRWRVMDMTQMQLADESFDVVLDKGGLDALMEPELGPKLGNQYLSEVKRVLNFEGKFICLTLAESHVLALLFSKFRFGWKMSVQAIPQKSSSKPDLRTFMVVAEKENSSALHLITALFDHSSLDCIGNQAFGLHEALENENQIRKEYSIGPDILYSLEDLLIGAKGDLSKLSLGRRFQLTLGGNGDSHFSYKAIVLDAKESSSQFTYHCGVFIVPKTRAHEWLFTSEEGQWLVVESSKAARLIMIIMDSSHNNASMDDIQKDLSPLVKQLAPGKDDNSAQIPFMMAGDGIKERKTVHKVISSLTGSIIVEDVVYENVADDVSRPFPSSDLIFRRLVFQRAEGLIQSEALLTRDESSHKIVEEKKKTSSSKSKKKGSQKRNDASSKILKVYHDYMASSYHMGIVSGFTLMSSYLESVESTGKTVNAVIIGLGAGLLPMFLHGCMPSLQIEVVELDAVVLSLARDYFGFAEDERLKVHIADGIRFVREVKSFAVADGLPAIHGIEDASGSKKPSPDESGSVSYTEGRGRPRVDILIIDVDSSDSSSGMACPAADFVEEPFLLTVKDTLSEQGLFIVNLVSRSPAVKDTIISRMKAVFNHLFSLQLEEDINMVLFGLCSEVCLKEDCFPEAACQLDKLLKFKHQEIGQSIIDSTKKIRRLK